The sequence GGAGTCCTTCTCAGGGCAGGGGCAGGTCATTCACTCTGTTCCCTGTGAGCCTGTTGTATCCTAAGCCCTGAACTGGGCCCTGGGGACAGAAGATCAATGCAGATGTAGCCAGGCACATGCATGGCCTATGGGGGGAATTAAGAGCTGAGCGCTGGAGAGTTTCCCAGGCATGCGGAGGCGTGGGGAGAGGCCCCAAGGTGTGCACAGTGACTGGTGGTGGTGGCGGGGTGGTGGCAGATTCTCTGGGGTCCACAGGCTCAAGTTtgagcccagctctgccatttgccTGCTGGGGGCCCTTAGGTGAGTcacttctcctgaggcctctgtcttctcatttacgTAATAGGGATCCTGGGCATGAAATCAGAAACGGTATTTATCAAGTGCTTATTCACTCCTTCCTGACCAAATGCATTCATCCAGTCTACAAATATCTCTGAAAAACTACTGGGTGCTGGGGCCTCAGCAGGGAACCCAAAGTCCCGCCTTCATGGAACTCCCACTTTGTGGGAGGACAGCCCACAGACAGATGTCTCTGTAAGGGCACGGCAGGCCATCCCCACGGCCTTAGGACACATAAAGCAGAGTGAGGGCTGGAAAGTGAAGGGGGGAGTTGGACAGGCTGATCAAGGGAAGCCTCTAACCAGACGGCATTTGAGCAGAGCTGCCGAGGCCGGGGCAGGTCCCTGGAGGAGGAGacgcacgtgcaaaggccctgaggcaggagtgttcCTGGCGTGCTTAGCAGCAGCCAGGAGGCCAGCGTGGCTGAGTGGAGTGAGCTCCAAGGGAGGGCAGAGATGAGATGAGGCTGAGGACATAGCCAGGCCCAGATCACTTACAGGGCATAGCCCCAGGTGGTGGTCACTGGATGTCATAGTACCCTGAGTTTTGTGGGGCCCGCAGGGCTAGCATCAGGCCCGTTTGCAGAGGACTTTTTCTGAGAAAGATGAAGATGTGATACCCAAAGTTCTCCCATCCCGATGGATGGTGACAGAGCGGCTGACCTTTGCTGCTGGTTACAGGGCGCTGCGGCGAGCAGATGGCAGATTCTCTGAGaagccaggaggccagactccacatTAATCCCGCCAATGGCTTAAAGAGGAGCCCTTGCACCCCAGACCACGCCTGGTgcttctcaataaaaaaataaaataaaagcattgttTGCGGAGAGGATCAAGATGCGACCTCCCAGAATGCTGCCCTTTTGAGGAATGGCTTGTCtttaaagggaagagaaaagccaAATAGAATGTTCACCGtttgtaaagttaaaaaaaagccaGTCTCCAAGGCTGAGAATCGATATTAATTTCATGGGCTTATGGGCGGTGAGATCAAGCAGGTTTCTGAcagccttttccagccctgttgGATTTTACAATCTTGATCTGTGAAAAGAAAAACGAATAAACGTATCAGGGGCCTGTCCGTCTCCAGCTATCTCTGGCTAGAGCTCATCCAAATTCTCCACGCTCTGTCCCTGGCCTTGGAGCAGTGCTCTGAAAGGCAGGTTGGATTGACAAGAAAGAGTGGCTAAGTCCCCAAAGACAGCCAACCACAAGGACAATTGGGGTTGTGGCTTTAGGAGGGATTAGAAAGCCCAGAGGGCAGATGAGGACGACGGGGTCGTGCTGGAGAGCCGGCTGACCGTGGCCACCCCAGGCCCTCCGTTCTCCCATCTGGGGGTGACTGACTTCCTCTAACCACACCTAGTATCATACCAGGGCCACCGGTCTGGGCACCGTCGAGGCGGGGCAAGAACTGGCTCAGAGCGCTGGGACCCTGACTCTCCCATAAGGCTGCCCTCCCCTCGCGTTCCTGTGCCCACTGGAGCATCCTTCTTCCCCATGCCCCCTCCATGACCCATCCCTGGtcctgtggctttttctttttgaatctcCAGCACCCTCCTCTCCAGTTCCCTGGGGTGGCCCACAGGATAGAACCTCAGCCCCTTCTTGTACCCTTTGAACTTCTAACTCCGTGCATGCCAGGCCCTCCATGTGCATGTTCGCTCgaggttgaatgaatgaatgagtgagtcaCAAGCCAAAGGAAAATGTCCATCCGCTGAAAGGCCAAAGCAGGGAGGCAGCTGTAGGCGGTGGTGGGCACCGCAGGGTGGGCGTCAGGAACGCATGCTCCCTGGACCTGTCTCCAGCCTGCCATTGACGTCGCCTCCCCGGGCCTCTGCTTCCTGCACTGGGTCAGGGTGGGGCAGAGTACAGGCAGGCCCCCAGCCCTGACCCAGCTGCCCTGTCCTGGGCTCACTGTGGACCCTCTTCACCCCACAGGCAGCCAGCTTTGAAGATCCTGCTGACCAACACCAAAGTCCCTCGCAGCACCAAGGCCCTGGTGGCCGGCGTCAGGAGCAGGCTGCTGAAGGTGCCGCTGGCTCCACTCCTGGGCGGGTTCCCGGCAGGGCCACGGCACTCACGTTTGGGTGTCCAAGCCCTCCCTCTGCCTCGTGGGTTAGcggaggggggtggggtggaggggacctGGGAAGGTGCCGTCTGTCCAAACCCCTGCTGGGAGGCAGAACAGGGATTGTTAGACGTGCTGGCTTTGCAGTGAGAACCCCCGCTTGGGTCAAGCGTGGCTGGACAAGGCGGGGACCAGGCCAGAAGGAGGGGGGTCTCCTTAGATGGTGGGTGTGGGCCCTGGGGACACCTCCTCCCCTTGCCCTGGTGCTGGAGCAGCTGTCCAGTGTCTGCCAGCCCCCAGGCCTCATGGGCCCTCTATCCCTTTCCCTGCAGTTCCCAGAGATCGTGGCCCCCCTCCTGACCTCCATAGACGCCATTTCCCTGGAGTGCGAGCGGTTGCTGGGGGAGATGGCGGCGGCCCCGGCCCCAGAGCACTACCTCGTGCTGGAGGTAAGAGCCCGCCTGCAGGATCGGGGTCCCTCACCCATGGCGCTGTCCCAGGCAGGGGCTCCCCATCTGCGCTCAGAATCCCTGGGAGCTAAAACAGAGTCCGGGCCTGGGCACCCGTGTGTGCACCCGTGAGCAAGCGTGCCTTCTTTTGAAGCCTCTTCCCAGGTGACTCGGAATAGTCAAGTGAACACACAGACAGCACTGAGGGCGGTGCCTGGCATGTGCTAAGTACGACGGGCCAGGTTTGGGATCATGCATGTAAGGACACAGTCCTCCATAGGTCCAGGAGCAATTTCTCCCCTGGCCGCTTCTTTCCCATCATGTTTGCTAAGTGCATCTATTCATGCAGTAACTGTTTCTCACCTGCATGCTGTGGCTCAGATATGGTCTAAAATTCTCTCACTGTCAATACTCCAGCCACCACCCTGTGCCTAATTCTAGTGTAGAGGTTGAGACTTCACGCTTTGGATTTCCTCAGGCCCAAGTCTGAATCGTGGCCTCACTGGAGTGTCTTAAGAGTGCAGTGAGGCCCTGTGGGTAACACACGAGCACAATGCCCGACGAGCCACCAGCTCAGCCAGAGGGCCCAGGCTCATTCCGAGACCTGGTCCATCTGGCCCAGTGAATGGACTGCATTAAAAAGCCATCTGGCTTCCCTGCAAGAATCAGAAGATccggcagccccagctgacataGCTGTGTGGCAGTGGTCAGCTGGAGGTGCCCAGGGGACGCCCTTGAGAGTGGCCCTGGGGTCTCCATTTCTCCgtagtccccaccactccctaagTATTACCCACAGCCACTATACTCTTTGCCTGGTGCCTCCCTGTCCCACTGTAGGCATTTAAGTCTGCAGCCCCTGTAATGAGTGGGAACTGCTACTCTCCCAGGTCTCTTTACAAATGATTCCTCACTTAGTCCTACAACAGCCTACCTGTGAAGTGGATAAGTTGCCACCCTTTTACAGATATAAAAACCAAGACCTAAAGAGAATGACTTTCTCTGAGGTTTTCCAACTAGTGAGTGGCCCTGAGCTAGGGAGTCACTGACTTACTTGTTTATTCCTTtagtcaacaattttttttttggcctcgttgcacagcttgcaggatcttagttccctgaccagggattgaacctgggccacgacagtgaaagcctcgagtcctaactgctggaccgccagggaattcccaacaaatTGTTAATGAGTATCTACTACAGGCCCGGTGTAGGGACTCCATCTAATTCATTTCTGGGCTTTTGCCCTCGTTCCCCCAGCCTTTGCCTGCTCATTCTCAATTCCTTTCACGTAGAAAGGAAGGGAACACAGTCCTCCCGAGTAGGAAATTAATAATAATGGAGTGCTGCCTAAAATACACCCTGTTGAGCCCCTGGAGAATGCCTCAGAACAGCACGTCGATTATACATCGTGTATATTTTTGGCTTCGGCAGCCGCTGAAATGTGCAGTTCGCCTCCCGGACAGCTCTGCGCTCAAGCCAGTGAGCTGTTCTCCTGTGTCACAGCCTGTCATCTGATCCTTGACAGATTTTGGATCAGAATGTGACAGGTGTCTGGAACCTGCCTTGGCAACGTGACACCTGGTGCTCAGGCGCAGAGAGAGGGCCCCAGAAGTTTTCCCTCCCATCCAGCCCTCGGGGCCGGTGAAAGGCACCCGAGGCTGCCACTGGGCCATCACGCCTGTCTGCTCGTTTGTCAAAAGTACTGGGGTGTGTGAGGCGGGCTGCGGGGGGGAGGCAGACCCGACCCTGCCCGACGGCTCCAGGCAGGAGAACCAGGTGGGCCTCGGCAGACAGCCCTGTGATTGGCAACCCTTATGGCACACAGGCGCTCCCAGGACCCCGGGGCAGAGCTGCATGCTGTCAAGCCGCACACGGCAAGAAGTGGGTGGCGGGAGGGATGCCAAGGGTGCTCTCAGAGGCGGGGTAGATGCACGCTTCGCCTCAGGCAGACCCGGCTTCCCGCGCCAGCTCAGTACCTTACTAGCTcagtgaccttaggcaaatcactttctcctctgagcctcagttttcccctttgaaaaatggggatgatagtaATGCAACCGTAAAGGTACTAACAGCAGCTGACGCTTGCCAAGCACTTACCCCATTCCACACATCATGTGAAAGATACCTCGTTCCATCCTCACAGCAATGAGGCAGATACTCTTACAATCCCTCCTTTACAAGgggggaaacggaggctcagagtgAAAGACCTCTTCCCAAGACACACGACcaagaagtggcagagctgggacccaaACCCAGGCCCCTCTGCCTCCAGATCCCACATTTGTAACTTCCCTGCAGACCGACGCTCATCCTCAGAGCCTCGGCATCTAGCAGGGTGCCAGCAGCGTGTTGAAGGGATTTGCCAGACGCGATGGAGTGAATGAAATGTAAATAGGGGACGCCTGGGCAGTGAGGGTTGTTAGCTGTGTTATTTCATCAGCCTGCATCTTGTTTGATCTGCAGGAGGGCAGGAATTTTATTATGCATAATCAAAGAAACCTGAACAAACATTTAGCAATTTCCCCCACTTGTGACCTTGTTAGAACTACAAACCTGTTCTTATTCTGAAAATCGGTAGCTGAGGGAGCTGTAGGATGGCATATTACTTGAGACTTCTTTTCCTGCAAATGACAGAAATCCATCTCGACTTTAGCAGAAAAGGAATTTGTTGGCTTATAACTGACACGACCAGAGGGGACAgcttcaggcatagctggatccAGGGGCCAAAGATCTAGTGTGAAATCTCCATCTTCTCTGTAATCTCTGACCATGTGCAGGGAAGATAACTGGCGGCCTACCTCTGAAGTCAACCAGTTTTGGCAGCTTCCAAGGAAAGAGGCAGAGTAAACCCTGGGAGGGATCTCATTGGCCCAGCTGGGGTCACAAGCCTGATCAGTCCCCATGGCCGGAGCCTTCTGTGGCCAGGCCTGGGACATGTGCTCACCACCAGCTCCATCCCAGCCCCATGGGACGTCCTGCAGGAAGGAGAGGTTCTTTTATCAGTGGAGAGGGACAGTGTGCTGGGTAGTCAGAGCCATTTGCGTTCCCAAACCAGCAGCTGTCACGTGGACAGGGCGGGCACAGGACCTCGACCTCAGGCAGGCCAAGCAGGAACAGAGACCTCTCTCCCTCAGGAGCTCATCGACATGAACCAGCACCATCTGAATGCCCTTGGTGTGGGCCATGCCTCGCTGGACCGGCTGTGCCAGGTGACCATGGCCCACGGACTGCACAGCAAGCTCACTGGCGCGGGCGGCGGGGGCTGTGGCATCACACTTCTCAGGCCAGGTACCCAGGGGATGGGCAGGGTTCCACCTGGGCAGTTCCCTTGGGAGAAAGAAGAGGCCTCTGAACAGTCTCAGCTCTGCTATATGGCCTTGGTCAAGGgaattaacctctctgggcctctgttgcCACATTGGTAAAATAAGGATGCTAACAGTCTAGTTTATGTAAGATTGTTGCCTAGATTCAAGGAGGAAAAATGCATTTAGAGAGGCTGGTGCCGGGCTTGTTCCCACCACCTCCTTACCTGCCAAGCCTCCCACGAGCTTGAGAAGTAACCAGGACATTGTCACCACCAACCCTACCAGCCTTGCATCCCCTGCTGTCACCTCTTGATGGGGCCACGATGCGGACTGACCTTGCTACAAAAGAAAGGGGTCTCTTTCCTTTTAGTCTCTGGGGAAAGAGCAGGGCCGAGGATGAGGAACGGGCCTATAGCAGTCCCTGTGCTGGGGTGGGAGTCACTGCTccttttggtttcctttctctCCGTCTCCCCTTCTTGGCCTcgtcctccttccttttcttgtccTGCTTTTCCCCTTTGCTATGAGCCCTCAGTGGCCCACAGAGGCCCCCTCCACCTCAGTGGGACTCCCAGGCCTCAGGGAGTCACCGTGTCCTAACTTCAGGAGACCTTGACTGTGGGGACCTAGTTCAGGCGGCGATGACGATGGCGAGAGAACATTCTTGAGTGTGTGTGGTGTAccaggctctgtgccaggctctccACCTGCAGTAGCCCATGCCAGCCTCACTGTGACCCTTGAGGGGTAGGTCTCATTATTATCCCCTTtcccagatgaggagactgagtctcagagaggggaagtcatTTGTCTGAGGCCCCACGACTGAGCCAAGGCCAGGTCCGTGTGACTCGGGATCCACAACCCTCCCGGGGAGGGTGCCAGGCTCGGCATACCAACAGGAAGACCGGCCCCTGGGCCTGTGCCGTGAGCGGAGACAAACATTCTCCAAGGGAGTGGATGGTTGTCAGGGGTGACctgctgcccttcctccccacagatctGGAGCGGCTGGAGGTGGAGGCCATGAAGCAGGCGCTGACCAGCTGTGGGTTTGACTGCTGGGAAACCAGCATCGGTGCCCCTGGTGTCTCCGTCCACACGGCCGCCTCCCTGGACGCCCCTGTCCGGCAAGCCCTGGATGGCCTCTGAGATGAAACCACCCCGCCACGAAGCCCCTTCCCGATTTTCCTGGGCACTGAAGTTGTCCTCTGTGCCGGCCAGTGGGCACCCAGCTCCTGACGCTGACCgggaggcccccagcccctctgtgACACCCCTCCCACTGGCCATGCCCCCCAGTCCCCAGAGTGAGTCAGGCGGCCCAGAAGCCATGTGTTCTACAACGTTCTCTGGAGCTGGCGGGCAGTGGGGCCATGTGGAGTCCTCTGAGACTCAAGGGCCTCTTTCCTGTCCTCCCTGAAGCGCCCACAGACCCACAAATTCCCTGGCAGAGCTGCTTGGATCCGAGATGCAGGGGTCTGGTTCCCAGAGCAGCGggccttctccctccttccacctctgctcacctcccccaggaagccttcccaggctGTTCTCTCCAGTTAGACTGTGGGTTCCCTCAGGCGGTGTCCGGGTGGTGGTCTTTGCCTTCTACCCTGCAGCCCGAGGGTTGGCCAAAGGCAGGGTTGATGTGCAGTTTCTTCCAGTCTGAACCCAAGGGGTTTGCAGAAAAGATGGCAAAGGGGGAATAAAAAGATCTTGAGTAAACAGTGCTTCACTCGTGTCGGGAAAGAAGAGGGAGGGCCTGGTAGTCTCCAGCTGCCCACACCTTCCTCTCCTGTCCTGTCCCTTCTCCAGCCACTTTCTCAGTGGAAAGAAAGGCTTTGGGTCACTTGGTTGTGTGTCTCGGGGGATGGGGCGGGGTTTGCCCAGATGGCCCTGGCCAGACAGGGACGGATGCCCGGACATCAAGCTCTCAGCCCCTCAGCAGAGCTCCAGCCCACTTTTCCAAAAAGGGGAATTTTaagcttccttccttctcaaATCGTGAGTACCCACTAATCCGCAGacttttttaagaaatggaaacaaacctgCTGTAGGTCATGGaatattcctttctttctaaaattgACTGGATTGACTGGGGGTGGGAAAGAGACGAGCACTGGTagccagtgcctggcacctgCTGGCCCTGTTTGAATTTTATATTGCAAGTCAAGGCTCTGTGAAATGGCAGAATCCATACAAAAGCTCTGGTAGCTAACACGTTGCCACCGGAAGCTCTGGAAGCCCTGGGTCTGCAAGAGGCCGGCCGAGAAGTTTgggggggctggggcagggagtgcAGAATTTGGTTAAAATGGCTCTGTGCTTCTGCCCTTGACCACTAGGGGGCAGCTGGCTTCTTTCCCAGCATCTTCACGGGGAGGGCGAGTAGGAGCCAGCCTTAGAGCACAGTCTCTCTGCCCCCCACACCAGGGTTCTCTCTCCAGGTTCCGCCTGGGGTCACTGCCAGGAATCTGAGGGCGATAGGAAGAACATCTGCCCCAGCTTAACATGTGAAAATGACCCTAGCATCACTGATGGGGGGTTGCCTGCCTCTGCCCTTCAAAACAAATAATGCATAAAATGATAATACTGAGGGCTTACCATGTGTGGGGCACCGTTCTAAGCACTGTCCCTCAGTCATCGCTTTTCATCTACCCCAATCTTGGAGAATAATTGCCAATctcagtcccattttacagatcgggaaactgaagctcagagaagttgagtaactcatccaaggccacacagcgaATCAGCATCCAAGGCAGGATTCCAACTCAAATGGTCTGactccagcctctgccctcaGCCCCTATGTGCTTTCTGCCTGGACACAGGTTTGTTGTGATTCTTGCTGTTTTCCACGCTCGGGCTCCTGATTTCCTCCGGACTCTGATGTACGTGGTCAGAGTGGGGCTTGGGCCTGGGTGTTTTTTGAAAGTTCCCCATATGGTTCGAATGAGCACTCAGGGTTGCAAGATGCTTTCTCAGGGATGAGGCTAGTTGGCAGCATTTCTACACTGCAGGAGGCGGGCCTGAGAGGAGGGTGTCCAGAGGCTGAGGCCCCAGAACCTACCTGCTCCTTGAGACACTCCCTCTTCCTCGCTCCCTGGGGACCAGGTGTCACTCCTGGAGCAGAAGCCAACCCGTTACTCTTGCCCCGCTGAAGCAGCCACCTGGCGTGCCTTGGCCTGCAGGCTCTCACCTCAGCCACTGTCACCGGCCACCATATGGGCCTAGTGGGCCCCACTCCTGGCCACCTGTCTTTGATATAACATTTGTACACGATTTGCATTTGTAGCCTCGCCTTTCTCATTGCCTAGCATGGTGGTTCTCACTCCCAGCTGCGCCTGGAAACCACCCCTGAatgcctcaccccacccccagctgttcTGATTTAACAGATCACGGCGGGACTCAATCATGGGTAGTTTGTCCAAGCTCCTAGGTGACTCGAATGTGCGGCCAGGCTGAGGACACTGAACTAGATGACACCTAAGGTCATTTCTGCAGCCTTCACGGCACTGAGAGCTCGCCTGGGCCCCCAGTCGGCTCTGCCAGCCACTAGCCACGTGACCTCGGGCAAGCCAGTCCACTCTCGGGGCCGTGGGCTCCTCATCGGGAAGATAGAAGTAATAGTAATGCCCACCTTATAGAGTTTCATGAAGATTGAATGAGAAAATGCACGTAACACCCTtggcacggtgcctggcacagtgtaAGCGCTCAGTAAACGCTCATTTTAACGGTCCTGAGCTGAGAGATGGTGTCTCTCAGAGCCCAGAAATGGTGCACAGAGCTGGTTGGACGCACACAGCCCCGTCTGTTCAAAGCCCATAGGTGGAGAGCCCCGGGGTCGCAGTTCGAGAAACACAGCGAATGCCAACTGGCTTTCCAGCCTCCTGGCTTCCTCCCCAAAGAGGCGGTGACGTAGTCCCAAGCCCTCCCCGACTGCCGGAGGACAGCAGTTTCTCAAGTCAGCATCTGGAGCGGCTCCCAGCCTCTCCGGCCAGTTTAACactcaccccccgccccccaccagccaGAAGTCGCAGGACATTTGCCCGCTCTGGCAGAGGTCTCGCTTTGGGAGACAGGCAGCAGACGTTGTGATCCACAGCAGACAGAGGAGCCGCTACAGTCACACCCATGTTCTTTCTGTCGGTGGGGATCTTTTTCTCCCTGAGACCGGCTCCCATGGACGGCTGGCAGCCTGTTGAGTCAGGTGCTGGCTGCAGGTCAGCAGGTTGGTAGGGCCCGCCCTGCCATACCAGTGTGCTTGGGCCCATCCCT is a genomic window of Lagenorhynchus albirostris chromosome 14, mLagAlb1.1, whole genome shotgun sequence containing:
- the MVK gene encoding LOW QUALITY PROTEIN: mevalonate kinase (The sequence of the model RefSeq protein was modified relative to this genomic sequence to represent the inferred CDS: deleted 1 base in 1 codon), with product MLSEVLLVSAPGKVILHGEHAVVHGKVALAVALNLRTFLRFQPHSNGKVGLNLPNIGIQRVWDVAKLQMLDTSFLKQGDVTALTPEQMEKLKEVAGFPEDCADHEHLAVLSFLYLYLSICQSQRALPSLDVIVWSELPTGAGLGSSAAYSVCLAAALLTACKEIPNPLKDGEATSRWTGESLELINKWAFQGERVIHGNPSGVDNAVSTWGGVLRYQQGKISSLNRQPALKILLTNTKVPRSTKALVAGVRSRLLKFPEIVAPLLTSIDAISLECERLLGEMAAAPAPEHYLVLEELIDMNQHHLNALGVGHASLDRLCQVTMAHGLHSKLTGAGGGGCGITLLRPDLERLEVEAMKQALTSCGFDCWETSIGAPGVSVTRPPPWTPLSGKPWMASEMKPPRHEAPSRFSWALKLSSVPASGHPAPDADREAPSPSVTPLPLAMPPSPQSESGGPEAMCSTTFSGAGGQWGHVESSETQGPLSCPP